From Petrotoga sibirica DSM 13575:
TATTTCTAAAGTGTCGACTTTAGTATATATGGAATTTAAATATTCTAAAACTCGTTTGATCGCCACTGTGTCCATCATCCTGCATAGAAAAAAAGGGGTAGCAGTACCGTGACTGCTCCCCACCCCTGTATATTGTATATAGTATGTATGTGAAATATTTAGCTTACATCCTAAAAAATGGTGGAGACGGCGGGAATCGAACCCGCGTCCGAAAATAGGTGAAGTCGGCTTCTCCGAGCGCAGTCCGCAATCAGTTTTCGGAAATTGTGACTTTGCGGACCGAGTCACAACTTCCTATTACCCATTGATACTTCTAAAATCCGGGTAAGAGATTTTAGAAGTGGAACCTTTTTCTGACGCCTCATTCCTCAAGTAAGGTTCCAAGAAAACTTGAGGAGAGACGAGCCGCCGTCTACGCAGCAGCTAATGCTAATTCTGGTTCTTCGGCATTTCAAATTTTTTCGTTTTTTACGAGGTTTCAGGCTCCTCGACTCGCTTCCCGACTTCAACCTATTCCCGTCGAACCCAATCGTCCCCATACTTTATTCCTTGACCCCGTTCGGGGGGAATTCTTTTTACTGGGATACGTTTATATTATATCAAATTTTCAGTTAAAAATCAAGAACCCTTGAGATGCCATTGCAGTTTTTCAGATATTTCAGGGTCACGTTCTTGTAGGTATGGAACTAAATCAAAGTTCTTAGACAAGATTTTTGTTATAGAATCTAATATAAGTACTTTTAAAGAATTGTTGGTAGTTTTATAATATTTTTCTAAAAGTATATCTAAAGTTTTTCTGCTTGGTAACTCGGTAATGGCCATTACACTTATTTCTTCTATTTCGCCTTCGTCGCTATCGATATAAGTTTTCAATATGTCTAGATAAGATTCATCTTTTGTAATCTTTAATAAATTCTCTAAGATCAAAGGGAAAGCTCTCTCATCGGAAAATTTATTGAACATCATCTTAAGATTTTCCACTATTTCATGACAGTTCAAGTCAGACAAAAGTTCAGCCAGATACAACAAAACTGTATCGTCTTGAAGGTTGAGATTGAACCTCCTTTTGAATTCTTGTAATAGGTATTCTTTTCCTTCCGGTGCCATAACACTCAATGCATCTCTTGCTAATTCTCGAACTTCGTAATCTTCGTCATCTAATAGCTCTATTAAATTAGGTATAGCTTGAAGCCCTTTTTCATCTACTATCTTTTTTATCAGATCTTCACGACTGTACATCTTTTGCACATCCTTTTCAATAAACAATGTTTCCGTACATTTCTTTTATTTCTTCTAATCTTTCATTTTCAGATAATTTTACAATCGTTGAAGTAGTATCTTCGTTCAACGTTTTTACAATTTTAAAATGTTCAGTGGCAAAATTTGCAACTTGCGGCATATGAGTAATTACAATAATTTGTTTGTCTTTTGATAATTCATTGAGCTTATTTCCTACAACATCAGCCATTCTTGGGCCAACTCCGGAATCGATCTCATCAAAAACCATCGTATCTATTGCATGATGTTTTCCCAGCACAACCTCAACGGCTAATATTATTCTAGATAATTCACCACCGGAAGCTATTTCGGCTAAAGGCATAAAATCACTTTTTGGATTTGTTTTTAATAAGAAAGTAATCTTATGTGCGGCATCTTTTCTTGGCTCTTTTAGCTTCTCTATCTTCCAATCTATCTTACTGTTCTCCATATTTAAATCCTTGAGATTATTTTCAATGTGTAATTTTAAATCTTTTAGAAAGGGATTAACCTTCTCTATTATTTTATCACTGAGGCCCAATAATTCGTCTCTTAATTTATACAACCTTGGTTCCAATTCATGAAAATCGTTTTTGATTTCTTCTAACTCACTTTTTTGAATTTTGAACTTGTTAAGATTTTCTAAAACATCATCAAGGGATGGACCATATTTTCTTTTCAGCTCGATGATTTTGTTCAGTCTGATGCTAACTCTTTCCAATTCTTCTGGATCGCTGTCTAATTCAGATAATTTATTTTCTAAAAGTGTGTATAATTCATCTATCTGTTCTTGGATAGTTAAAGCAAAAGAATGTTCTTCCTTGAATCCAAAATCGTCTAACTTGGACAAATTGTAAATTATATAACCAATTTCCTCATCAATACTTTGTTCATCTCTATCTTTTAGTATGTTTAAAGACTCTATCAATCGTTCTCTGATTTCTTCTATATTGTTTAGAGTTTTGAAGCGATCCGAAAGTTCATCATCTTCATTAGGTTGAAGGTTCGCTTCTTCTATTTCCTGGATCTGGTAGTTTAAAATATCTATATTTCTAAAGATTTCAGTTTTATTGGTTGGAAGGTTTTCTAACTTTCTTTTCAAGTTCAAGTATTCTTGGTATCCTATATCGTAATCAGAAAAATACTCGGGGAATTTATCTCTCAAAATCTTAAAGATCAAAGAGTTCTGATAATTCTCGTCTCTCAAAGCAATGTTAGATTCTTGAGAATGTATTTCTAACAGATACTTCGAAATGTCTTGAACGAAGTTTTTAGGAACTATTGTATCGTTAATTCTGAAAAGAGTCTTTTTAGGGGTGAAATTTACAGATAAAATCAAATCATCACCATCAAAAGGGACATGTTCCCTCAACATATCTTTTATAAACTCATTAACAGTAAAATAAGCTGAGACAGAACCTTCAGAGTTCTTCAGATTTTGAGGAATGTTTCCAATTAAAAAAAGATTTAAAGCATTTAGAAACATTGATTTTCCTGTTCCTGACTCACCAGTGATAACGCAGAAATTATCATTAAAATCCACGTTAGCGCTTTTAAAAAGACCAAAATTTTTTATAGACAAAGAAAGCAGCATTCACCACACCAACCTTAAAATGGGCACTCTTTTCTTCTATCATCAAAATTATACCATAATTTTAATTTTTTTTATTTCTCAAATAATCAATTATAATTTCTTTAGCGTCTAAAGAAGGCACTTTTTCTATGCTTTCTTTGGGAAGTTTGATTCCTTCCTCAATAACCTCTAAATATCCTCTAGCAGTGCTTTTCCAAGTATAATTTTCTAAAACTCTTTTTTTGACCTTTTTTGAATAATAATCATAATTATTCAAACCTTTTATTAGACCGTCAAGGATATCTTCCGTGTCTTCAGGATCAATTAACACACCTGACCCATCTGAAAATATTTCACTTGGACCACCGTTCTTTGTTGCAACAATAGCAAGGCCACAAGCGCCTGCTTCTATAGGT
This genomic window contains:
- a CDS encoding HEAT repeat domain-containing protein, with amino-acid sequence MYSREDLIKKIVDEKGLQAIPNLIELLDDEDYEVRELARDALSVMAPEGKEYLLQEFKRRFNLNLQDDTVLLYLAELLSDLNCHEIVENLKMMFNKFSDERAFPLILENLLKITKDESYLDILKTYIDSDEGEIEEISVMAITELPSRKTLDILLEKYYKTTNNSLKVLILDSITKILSKNFDLVPYLQERDPEISEKLQWHLKGS
- a CDS encoding DNA repair protein RecN, translated to MLLSLSIKNFGLFKSANVDFNDNFCVITGESGTGKSMFLNALNLFLIGNIPQNLKNSEGSVSAYFTVNEFIKDMLREHVPFDGDDLILSVNFTPKKTLFRINDTIVPKNFVQDISKYLLEIHSQESNIALRDENYQNSLIFKILRDKFPEYFSDYDIGYQEYLNLKRKLENLPTNKTEIFRNIDILNYQIQEIEEANLQPNEDDELSDRFKTLNNIEEIRERLIESLNILKDRDEQSIDEEIGYIIYNLSKLDDFGFKEEHSFALTIQEQIDELYTLLENKLSELDSDPEELERVSIRLNKIIELKRKYGPSLDDVLENLNKFKIQKSELEEIKNDFHELEPRLYKLRDELLGLSDKIIEKVNPFLKDLKLHIENNLKDLNMENSKIDWKIEKLKEPRKDAAHKITFLLKTNPKSDFMPLAEIASGGELSRIILAVEVVLGKHHAIDTMVFDEIDSGVGPRMADVVGNKLNELSKDKQIIVITHMPQVANFATEHFKIVKTLNEDTTSTIVKLSENERLEEIKEMYGNIVY